The following coding sequences lie in one Glycine soja cultivar W05 chromosome 16, ASM419377v2, whole genome shotgun sequence genomic window:
- the LOC114390634 gene encoding ubiquinone biosynthesis protein COQ4 homolog, mitochondrial-like — translation MIEGGRIRLKTWQQAAVAVGSAVGALLDPRRADLIAALGETTGKPAFERVLQRMKSSPEGRAVLLERPRVVSAKVGHAWDLPANTFGAAYARFMGSRNFSPDDRPPVRFMDTDELAYVAMRAREVHDFWHTLFDLPTNLIGETALKVIEFEQMGLPMCLLSVIGGTARFSEKQRKLFYHHYFPWAIHAGMQSTDLMCVYYERHFDEDLEDVRRKLQIVPAPTVH, via the exons ATGATAGAAGGTGGTAGAATCCGGCTGAAGACATGGCAGCAGGCAGCTGTGGCAGTGGGTTCGGCGGTGGGGGCGTTGTTGGACCCTCGAAGAGCGGATTTGATAGCAGCTCTTGGTGAGACAACTGGAAAGCCTGCTTTTGAGAGAGTTCTTCAGAGGATGAAGAGTTCCCCTGAAGGGAGG GCTGTACTGTTGGAGCGCCCTCGTGTTGTTTCTGCAAAAGTAGGACATGCTTGGGACCTGCCAGCAAACACCTTTGGTGCTGCCTATGCAAGGTTTATGGGATCTAGGAACTTTTCACCAGATGATCGACCTCCTGTGCGGTTCATGGACACAGATGAACTAGCCTATGTAGCCATGCGGGCTCGTGAAGTGCATGACTTCTGGCACACCCTTTTTGACCTTCCTACTAACTTGATTGGGGAGACAGCACTGAAGGTTATTGAGTTTGAGCAGATGGGCCTTCCTATGTGTCTGCTGTCCGTTATAGGGGGCACGGCTAGATTCAGTGAAAAGCAGAGAAAATTGTTTTATCATCACTACTTCCCCTGGGCCATTCATGCTGGCATGCAATCCACTGATCTTATGTGTGTATATTATGAGCGGCATTTTGATGAAGACTTGGAAGATGTTCGCCGAAAACTGCAAATTGTTCCTGCTCCCACTGTTCATTAG
- the LOC114390633 gene encoding mitogen-activated protein kinase homolog MMK2-like: MSAVESAEHNNIRGVPTHGGRYVQYNIYGNLFEVSRKYVPPIRPVGRGAYGIVCAAVNAETGEEVAIKKIGNAFDNRIDAKRTLREIKLLRHMDHANIMSIKDIIRPPQKENFNDVYLVSELMDTDLHQIIRSNQQLTDDHCRYFLYQLLRGLKYVHSANVLHRDLKPSNLLLNANCDLKIADFGLARTTSETDFMTEYVVTRWYRAPELLLNCSEYTAAIDIWSVGCILGEIITRQPLFPGKDYVHQLRLITELIGSPDDASLGFLRSDNARRYVKQLPQYPKQNFSARFPTMSPGAVDLLEKMLIFDPNRRITVDEALSHPYMSPLHDINEEPVCTRPFSFDFEQPSFTEEDIKELIWRESVKFNPATIYV, translated from the exons ATGTCTGCTGTTGAGTCAGCTGAACACAACAACATCAGAGGAGTACCAACTCATGGTGGACGCTATGTTCAGTACAATATCTATGGCAATCTCTTCGAAGTTTCCAGAAAGTATGTCCCTCCTATTCGCCCTGTCGGTAGAGGTGCTTATGGTATTGTTTG CGCTGCTGTAAATGCAGAGACAGGCGAGGAAGTTGCCATTAAGAAGATTGGCAATGCATTCGACAACAGAATAGATGCCAAAAGGACCTTACGGGAAATTAAACTTCTTCGGCACATGGATCATGCAAAT ATTATGTCCATTAAAGATATTATACGTCCTCCACAGAAGGAAAACTTCAATGATGTGTACCTTGTTTCTGAGTTAATGGACACAGATCTGCATCAAATAATTCGTTCCAATCAGCAATTGACTGATGATCATTGTCGG TATTTTCTGTATCAATTGTTACGAGGGCTCAAATATGTACATTCAGCAAATGTTTTGCACCGAGATCTAAAGCCTAGTAATTTGCTATTGAATGCCAATTGTGACCTTAAGATTGCGGACTTTGGTCTTGCTAGAACCACATCTGAAACTGACTTTATGACTGAGTATGTGGTCACTAGATGGTACCGAGCTCCCGAATTGCTTCTTAATTGTTCAGAATATACAGCAGCCATTGATATATGGTCTGTTGGTTGCATACTTGGTGAAATCATAACAAGACAACCGCTCTTTCCTGGCAAAGATTATGTTCATCAGCTGAGACTTATCACAGAG cTGATAGGTTCGCCGGATGATGCCAGCCTTGGATTTCTACGAAGTGATAATGCTCGTAGATACGTAAAACAGCTTCCGCAGTATCCAAAACAAAACTTTTCTGCTAGATTTCCCACCATGTCTCCTGGTGCGGTTGACTTGCTAGAGAAGATGCTCATCTTTGATCCAAACAGGCGTATTACAG TTGACGAGGCGTTGAGCCACCCATACATGTCACCTCTCCATGACATCAATGAGGAACCTGTTTGCACCAGACCTTTCAGTTTTGACTTTGAGCAACCATCATTCACTGAAGAAGACATCAAGGAACTCATCTGGAGAGAATCTGTGAAGTTCAATCCTGCAACCATATATGTTTAG
- the LOC114390632 gene encoding probable polygalacturonase, giving the protein MSQTNTKVPFLRMKLLWKSHVRVQVIRLVCALLLVTLLSSEVAESRKAKTARTSFEYKAINCRAHSASLIDFGGVGDGNTSNTKAFQSAISHLSQYAFKGGAQLYVPAGKWLTGSFSLISHFTLYLNKDAFLLASQDIREWPVIEPLPSYGRGRDAAAGRYTSLIFGTNLTDVIVTGDNGTIDGQGAFWWQKFHKKKLKYTRPYLIELMFSDKIQISNLTLLNSPSWNVHPVYSSNIIIKGLTIIAPVPSPNTDGINPDSCTNTRIEDCYIVSGDDCVAVKSGWDEYGIKFGWPTKQLVIRRLTCISPESAAIALGSEMSGGIQDVRAEDITAIHTESGVRIKTAVGRGGYVKDIYVKRMTMHTMKWVFWMTGNYGSHADSHYDPNALPEINGINYRDVVADNVTIAARLEGISNDPFTGICIANVTINMAAKAKKQPWACTDIEGITSGVTPKPCNSLPDQGPEKIKACDFPQENLPIDMLELQKCVYKH; this is encoded by the exons ATGTCTCAAACAAATACCAAAGTGCCTTTTCTTAGGATGAAGCTCTTGTGGAAATCTCACGTGAGGGTACAA GTAATTAGATTGGTTTGTGCTCTCCTTTTGGTGACACTGCTGAGCTCAGAGGTAGCTGAGAGCAGAAAAGCCAAAACTGCTAGAACTTCCTTTGAGTACAAAGCTATAAATTGCAGGGCTCATAGTGCTTCATTGATTGATTTTGGTGGTGTTGGAGATGGAAATACATCAAATACAAAGGCTTTTCAGTCTGCAATCAGTCATCTGAGTCAGTATGCTTTTAAAGGAGGGGCTCAGCTGTATGTTCCTGCTGGGAAGTGGCTTACTGGGAGTTTTAGTCTAATCAGTCACTTCACTTTGTATCTAAACAAAGATGCTTTTCTTCTTGCATCTCAG GATATTAGAGAGTGGCCTGTGATTGAACCACTCCCATCGTACGGTAGAGGAAGAGATGCAGCAGCAGGAAGGTACACCAGCCTCATATTTGGAACAAACCTCACTGATGTTATTGTCACAg GTGACAATGGCACCATAGATGGCCAGGGAGCATTTTGGTGGCAGAAATTTCACAAGAAAAAGCTGAAGTACACTCGCCCCTACTTGATTGAATTAATGTTCTCAGACAAGATTCAAATCTCCAATTTAACCCTCCTAAATTCTCCATCATGGAATGTTCATCCAGTTTATAGCAG caatattattattaagggCCTCACCATCATCGCTCCTGTCCCATCTCCAAACACAGATGGCATTAATCCAG ATTCTTGCACAAATACAAGAATTGAAGACTGTTACATAGTTTCTGGAGATGACTGTGTGGCAGTGAAGAGTGGGTGGGATGAGTATGGCATAAAGTTTGGATGGCCCACAAAACAACTAGTTATCAGAAGGCTGACATGCATTTCTCCAGAAAGTGCAGCCATTGCCTTGGGGAGTGAGATGTCAGGTGGAATCCAAGATGTCAGAGCTGAGGACATCACAGCCATCCACACAGAATCAGGTGTCAGAATCAAGACAGCAGTAGGAAGAGGAGGGTATGTGAAGGACATATATGTCAAGAGAATGACCATGCACACCATGAAATGGGTATTTTGGATGACTGGTAACTATGGTTCACATGCTGATAGCCACTATGATCCTAATGCTTTGCCTGAGATCAATGGCATCAACTATAGAGATGTGGTGGCTGACAATGTCACCATAGCTGCTAGGTTGGAAGGAATCTCCAATGACCCCTTTACTGGAATCTGCATTGCCAATGTGACAATTAATATGGCAGCCAAGGCCAAGAAGCAGCCATGGGCATGCACTGATATTGAAGGGATCACAAGTGGGGTGACTCCCAAGCCATGCAATTCTTTGCCTGATCAAGGGCCAGAGAAAATCAAAGCATGTGATTTTCCCCAAGAGAATCTACCAATTGATATGTTGGAGCTTCAGAAGTGTGTTTacaagcattaa
- the LOC114390412 gene encoding N6-adenosine-methyltransferase MT-A70-like → METQSDGNEDTIAAIKDMRQQLEARIESQHKAHMEMLASMQTVIPNLVSSLDLSLKVVSSFNHRPFAPTPSLPQPDPKLNPRKLVELTHRSNAETFTDGSIEADLTNPKNQKPKTSMDSNSACQVDSEKVSPLAVVRSMVAVCLLGRVPFSPIDSSTVSRKLENDQTVTPTEKAALQELGGDSGATLAVEIALRAMADDNGGVEVEEFVVSGKARIMVLNIDRTRILRELPESVQYQQLESSSGDGNANQNQVQQITHSGPNVNGSLLGMGRPVLRPMSDMWIPHGDPHMSALQPMFSGGPRGAPRLMGMMGAHRGISIPSMHRLPLGPNAPGSSPNAMPQKPRSFDDDMKDLEALLNKKSFREMQKSKTGEELLDLIHRPTAKETAVAAKFKTKGGSQVRQYCDLLTKEDCRRQTGSFIACDKVHFRRIIAPHTDINLGDCSFLDTCRHMKTCKYVHYEYDPTPDVSPTMMGAPPPPKPLKPQRAEYCSEVELGEPQWINCDIRNFRMDILGQFGVIMADPPWDIHMELPYGTMADDEMRSLNVPALQTDGLIFLWVTGRAMELGRECLELWGYKRVEEIIWVKTNQLQRIIRTGRTGHWLNHSKEHCLVGIKGDPEVNRNIDTDVIVAEVRETSRKPDEMYPMLERISPGTRKLELFARMHNTHAGWMSLGNQLSGVRLVDEGLRARFKAAYPDVEVQPASPPRASAMEVDTSVAAHSRSPFSATESKSTSTQFAEPAAAPETAFVSEDKPLAIDVDIG, encoded by the exons ATGGAGACACAATCAGATGGTAATGAGGACACCATAGCTGCCATTAAAGATATGAGGCAGCAGCTTGAAGCTCGCATAGAGTCGCAACACAAGGCTCACATGGAGATGCTTGCTTCTATGCAAACTGTAATACCTAATCTTGTTTCATCGCTTGACCTTTCTCTGAAGGTTGTGTCTTCTTTCAATCATCGTCCTTTTGCTCCTACACCTTCTCTGCCTCAGCCTGATCCAAAATTGAATCCCAGAAAACTGGTTGAACTAACTCATCGTTCCAATGCTGAAACCTTCACTGATGGCTCTATTGAGGCAGACTTGACAAATCCCAAGAATCAAAAACCCAAAACATCTATGGATTCAAACTCAGCATGTCAAGTAGATTCTGAGAAGGTTAGTCCATTAGCGGTGGTTCGATCAATGGTCGCTGTTTGTTTATTAGGGCGAGTACCCTTCTCACCAATTGATTCTTCCACCGTGTCAAGGAAATTGGAAAATGATCAGACGGTCACACCAACAGAGAAGGCTGCACTTCAGGAACTTGGAGGGGATTCAGGGGCAACACTTGCAGTGGAGATAGCTTTAAGGGCAATGGCAGATGATAATGGTGGTGTTGAAGTGGAGGAGTTTGTGGTGAGTGGCAAGGCAAGAATTATGGTTTTAAATATAGACCGGACTAGGATTCTGAGAGAATTGCCAGAAAGTGTGCAGTATCAGCAACTTGAATCAAGTTCTGGAGATGGGAATGCAAATCAAAATCAAGTTCAGCAAATCACTCATAGTGGTCCTAATGTGAATGGTAGTTTGCTTGGGATGGGAAGGCCAGTTCTGAGGCCAATGTCTGATATGTGGATACCCCATGGAGACCCCCATATGTCAGCATTGCAGCCAATGTTTTCAGGAGGACCAAGGGGAGCACCCAGACTAATGGGCATGATGGGGGCACATAGAGGTATAAGTATTCCTTCAATGCATAGACTCCCATTGGGGCCTAATGCACCAGGGAGTAGTCCTAATGCAATGCCACAAAAAccaagaagttttgatgatgatatgaAGGATCTTGAGGCATTGTTGAATAAGAAATCCTTTAGGGAGATGCAAAAATCGAAAACTGGTGAGGAGCTTTTGGACCTAATTCACCGACCAACTGCAAAGGAAACTGCTGTAGCCGCTAAG TTCAAAACAAAAGGTGGTTCTCAGGTGAGGCAATACTGTGACTTACTGACAAAAGAGGATTGCCGACGTCAAACTGGTTCCTTTATAGCATGTGATAAG GTTCATTTTAGAAGGATCATTGCTCCTCATACTGACATCAATTTAGGAGattgttcttttcttgataCTTGCCGACACATGAAG ACATGCAAGTATGTTCACTATGAGTATGACCCTACTCCTGATGTGTCTCCAACAATGATGGGCGCCCCTCCTCCTCCCAAACCGCTAAAGCCTCAGCGTGCTGAATATTGCTCTGAAGTAGAACTTGGTGAACCACAATGGATCAACTGTGATATACGTAACTTTAGAATGGACATTCTAGGTCAATTTGGAGTAATAATGGCAGATCCACCATGGGACATTCACATGGAACTGCCTTATGGAACAATGGCCGATGATGAAATGCGCAGTCTTAATGTCCCTGCTTTGCAAACTGATGGTCTTATTTTTCTATGGGTCACTGGACGTGCGATGGAACTTGGACGGGAATG CTTGGAACTTTGGGGATATAAACGTGTTGAGGAGATCATTTGGGTCAAAACAAATCAACTTCAGCGAATAATCAGAACTGGGCGTACAGGTCACTGGCTCAATCACAGTAAGGAACattgtcttgttggaataaagGGTGATCCTGAAGTAAACAGGAACATTGACACTGATGTTATTGTTGCTGAGGTCCGGGAAACAAGCCGCAAACCAGATGAG ATGTATCCTATGCTGGAGAGGATAAGTCCAGGAACAAGAAAGCTAGAACTATTTGCTCGCATGCACAATACTCATGCAGG ATGGATGTCTCTTGGTAATCAATTGAGTGGTGTAAGGTTGGTGGATGAGGGGTTGCGGGCAAGGTTTAAGGCTGCTTATCCAGATGTGGAGGTGCAGCCAGCATCACCTCCCAGAGCTTCTGCTATGGAAGTAGACACTAGTGTTGCTGCTCACTCGAGGAGTCCATTTTCAGCCACAGAATCAAAGTCCACTTCAACACAGTTTGCGGAGCCTGCAGCAGCTCCAGAAACTGCCTTTGTTTCAGAGGATAAGCCATTGGCTATTGATGTGGACATTGGCTAA